The Sorangiineae bacterium MSr11367 genome window below encodes:
- a CDS encoding YciI family protein, which yields MKRDNRDNRVAPDPKLMLEVGKFSQEMIRAGVVVATGGIASKGTIIKAMNGDLSTTDGPYAEAKEVIAGWVVLEVKSRAEAVAIAARFMKIHQDVLGAGWEGEAEILQVFGPEDFGPSLN from the coding sequence ATGAAACGCGACAATCGCGATAACCGCGTCGCCCCGGATCCGAAACTCATGCTCGAGGTGGGTAAGTTCTCGCAAGAGATGATCCGTGCCGGCGTCGTGGTCGCGACCGGAGGGATCGCGTCCAAGGGCACGATCATCAAGGCCATGAACGGCGATCTCTCGACGACCGACGGCCCCTACGCCGAGGCCAAGGAGGTCATCGCCGGCTGGGTCGTGCTGGAGGTGAAATCAAGGGCGGAGGCCGTGGCCATCGCGGCGCGCTTCATGAAGATCCACCAAGACGTGCTCGGCGCCGGCTGGGAAGGCGAGGCGGAGATCCTCCAGGTTTTTGGCCCGGAGGATTTCGGCCCATCCCTCAATTAG
- a CDS encoding outer membrane protein assembly factor: MRSVTSWCATFAFLLAAPAVFGQESAPPKAETSPPDEPAQVPVKEEKEQTDPVPLKTEGVPVQGEFAVVPFGFPTYSPETSVMVGGAAMFVYRFPEGSGRRDSQVLTALAASVKGQVTFLVQPDIYLWNDNIQIGATLAASRFPNSFYGIGNSPDGKKEEKYTPVTFEAALSPKLRLVEGLYLGPEVRFQYANITDKESGGLLQSGAVRGSDGGNIVQLGASGFYDARDNTIYPHRGHIVRVNARTALTGLGSDFSYRSLTVDARKYFPMPWEKHVLAMQALFEVRDGEPPFYDLGQLGGDATMRGYFQGKFRDRNYVTAQVEYRMPLFWRLGAVGFVSAGQVARTLDDMRFSDIKVGAGGGLRLAPFKDVPVNIRVDIAYGDEPNFYVNIGEAF, translated from the coding sequence GTGAGATCCGTAACCTCTTGGTGTGCAACCTTTGCCTTCCTCCTTGCCGCGCCCGCTGTCTTCGGCCAGGAGTCCGCCCCGCCCAAGGCCGAAACGTCCCCGCCCGACGAGCCCGCCCAGGTGCCCGTGAAAGAAGAGAAGGAACAGACGGATCCCGTACCGTTGAAGACGGAGGGGGTGCCCGTCCAAGGCGAGTTCGCCGTGGTTCCGTTCGGGTTCCCGACCTACTCGCCGGAGACGAGCGTCATGGTTGGCGGTGCGGCCATGTTCGTTTACCGCTTCCCAGAGGGGTCCGGCCGGCGCGACTCGCAGGTGCTCACCGCGCTCGCGGCGTCCGTGAAAGGGCAGGTCACCTTTTTGGTGCAGCCGGACATCTACCTGTGGAACGACAACATCCAAATTGGCGCAACGCTCGCCGCCTCGCGTTTTCCGAATAGCTTTTACGGCATCGGCAATTCGCCCGACGGAAAGAAAGAGGAGAAGTACACGCCGGTCACCTTCGAGGCGGCTCTGAGCCCCAAACTGCGCCTCGTCGAAGGATTGTACCTGGGACCGGAAGTGCGCTTTCAGTACGCGAACATCACCGACAAAGAATCGGGCGGCCTTCTGCAATCGGGGGCCGTCCGTGGATCCGACGGCGGCAACATCGTGCAACTCGGTGCGTCTGGGTTTTACGACGCCCGCGACAATACGATTTACCCGCACCGGGGCCACATCGTTCGTGTGAACGCGCGCACGGCCCTCACGGGGTTGGGCTCCGATTTTTCGTACCGCTCGTTGACCGTGGATGCGCGCAAGTACTTCCCCATGCCGTGGGAGAAGCACGTGCTCGCCATGCAAGCCCTCTTCGAAGTGCGCGACGGTGAACCGCCCTTCTACGACCTGGGCCAGCTTGGCGGTGATGCCACGATGCGCGGGTATTTTCAGGGCAAATTCCGCGATCGCAATTACGTGACCGCGCAGGTCGAATACCGCATGCCGCTGTTCTGGCGCCTGGGGGCGGTGGGATTCGTGTCGGCAGGGCAGGTGGCACGCACCCTCGACGACATGCGGTTTTCCGACATCAAGGTTGGCGCCGGAGGTGGTTTGCGCCTTGCCCCGTTCAAGGACGTGCCGGTGAACATTCGAGTCGATATCGCATACGGCGATGAACCGAATTTTTACGTGAACATCGGCGAGGCGTTCTGA
- a CDS encoding DPP IV N-terminal domain-containing protein gives MTESLARKQASGRILARIGTTVAAKYRIDRILGVGGMGAVYAAKDRLGSGVAIKFLHEHFDNEPDVRALFEREAYLANEVGHPGAVPVVDDGIDDMGCAFLVMPLLEGETLRARWERAGKRLPIAEVGLIMAEVLDVLARAHTKGIVHRDIKPENLFITTQGNVRVLDFGIARRTDTEGTATLTGAMVGTPAFMPPEQALGNRDAIGPPSDCWAAGATIFSLLSGEMVHVSDHAGAQLVATATRPARSLAQVAPELARSIVRLVDKALAFDPADRWADAGAMRDALLEAFEIALGAPFQLHPGDSPTLVAAQSPSSPKAPKATPRPQGPPWALTETHGYTLGLPKHLVFSDDGQSLLFLRARPRDASQSLWEMDLATGETRELLRPEALHAGPATLSNEERARRERQRITAAGITSFQVTRDGQCVVLPLAGRIYAFDRGTGAVRELETGEGIALDPQLSPDGTLVAYVRDHDVHVLPLAGGEERRVTFGGTETCTHGLAEFIAQEELRRSRGFWWSPDGREILYEEADLSPVQRLTLSDPTHPEKAPELRAYPRAGTPNAIVRLAIATVSGDAPPRNVAWDTERYPYLATVTWSEHAPPTMYVLDRSQRQGLLLAFERHTGTTRTLVAEEDAAWLNVEHSVPRWLADGSGFLWSTERRGAWELEHRDASGTLQAIVAPAGFGYREVLALDSARRIAYVNACTDPIRAEIWAVPLQGAAYPIASCANGVVHAQFDGHARAYAYSEFTARAERSFGARTVDGTVHVTIPSVAENLPCAPQVEYTTVGEEGFHVAIVRPRDFDPRRRYPVLDAVYGGPYTNVVTADATAYVRHQWIADTTGAIVIAIDAHGTMWRGRDWERKLRGRVGEAPLEGHVTALRALCQLHPEMDAARVGIYGRSYGGYLSALAILRRPDVYKVAVAASPAVDWADYDTCYTERYLGMPPSPAYEAASLLTWAAQPPSPASPARPFLLVHGTVDDNVHFSNALKLAATMGKAGRPVEFVPLVGVAHMLDAADIAGPTWTRKAHFLRDHL, from the coding sequence ATGACGGAATCCCTCGCGCGCAAGCAGGCCTCCGGGCGCATCCTGGCGCGCATCGGCACCACCGTGGCGGCGAAGTACCGCATCGATCGGATCCTCGGCGTTGGCGGCATGGGTGCGGTGTACGCGGCCAAGGATCGCCTGGGCAGTGGCGTGGCCATCAAGTTCCTGCACGAGCACTTCGACAACGAGCCGGACGTCCGTGCGCTGTTCGAGCGCGAAGCGTACCTGGCCAACGAGGTTGGACACCCGGGCGCCGTGCCCGTGGTGGACGATGGCATCGACGACATGGGGTGCGCATTTCTCGTGATGCCCCTGCTCGAAGGCGAGACGCTGCGCGCGCGTTGGGAGCGCGCGGGCAAGCGCCTGCCCATCGCCGAGGTCGGCCTGATCATGGCGGAGGTGCTCGACGTGCTGGCCCGTGCGCACACCAAGGGCATCGTCCACCGCGACATCAAGCCGGAGAACCTCTTCATCACGACGCAAGGGAACGTGCGCGTGCTCGACTTCGGCATCGCGCGGCGGACCGACACCGAGGGAACCGCGACCCTCACCGGCGCGATGGTCGGCACACCGGCGTTCATGCCGCCCGAGCAGGCCCTCGGCAACCGCGACGCCATTGGCCCGCCGAGCGATTGCTGGGCGGCAGGGGCCACGATCTTTTCGCTCTTGTCGGGCGAGATGGTGCACGTTTCCGACCATGCGGGTGCCCAACTCGTGGCCACCGCCACGCGGCCAGCCCGCTCGTTGGCGCAGGTCGCACCGGAGCTCGCCCGATCCATCGTACGGCTCGTCGACAAGGCGCTTGCATTCGATCCGGCGGATCGATGGGCCGATGCCGGTGCGATGCGCGATGCGTTGCTCGAGGCGTTCGAGATCGCACTGGGTGCGCCTTTCCAGCTGCACCCAGGGGACTCACCGACCTTGGTCGCCGCTCAGTCACCGAGTTCGCCGAAAGCGCCAAAGGCGACGCCGCGTCCCCAGGGGCCTCCGTGGGCGCTGACGGAGACGCATGGCTACACCTTGGGTCTGCCGAAGCACCTCGTTTTCTCGGATGATGGGCAGAGCCTCCTCTTTTTGCGGGCGCGCCCGCGGGATGCGAGCCAATCGCTCTGGGAGATGGATCTCGCCACGGGCGAGACGCGCGAGCTTTTGCGGCCGGAGGCACTGCATGCCGGCCCGGCCACCCTGTCGAACGAGGAGCGCGCGCGGCGCGAACGGCAACGCATCACAGCCGCGGGGATCACCTCGTTTCAGGTGACGCGCGACGGGCAGTGCGTGGTGCTTCCACTGGCGGGCCGCATCTACGCCTTCGACCGCGGCACGGGCGCGGTGCGCGAGCTCGAGACGGGCGAGGGCATCGCGCTCGATCCGCAGCTGTCACCGGACGGAACGCTCGTCGCGTACGTGCGCGACCACGACGTACACGTGCTGCCGCTCGCAGGCGGCGAAGAACGCCGCGTCACCTTCGGCGGAACGGAAACGTGCACGCACGGTCTGGCAGAGTTCATCGCGCAGGAGGAGCTCCGGCGTTCGCGCGGCTTCTGGTGGTCACCCGACGGGCGCGAAATTCTGTACGAGGAGGCCGACCTCTCGCCGGTGCAACGTCTCACCCTCTCGGACCCCACGCACCCGGAGAAGGCGCCCGAGCTTCGGGCGTACCCGCGCGCAGGCACGCCGAACGCCATCGTGCGCCTCGCCATCGCGACGGTCTCGGGCGACGCCCCTCCGCGCAACGTCGCCTGGGACACCGAGCGATATCCCTATTTGGCCACCGTCACTTGGTCGGAACATGCGCCGCCGACGATGTACGTGCTGGACCGCTCGCAACGGCAAGGGCTGCTGCTCGCCTTCGAGCGGCACACGGGAACGACGCGCACGCTCGTCGCCGAAGAAGACGCGGCGTGGCTCAACGTGGAGCACTCCGTGCCGCGCTGGCTCGCCGATGGCAGCGGCTTTCTCTGGTCCACGGAGCGGCGTGGTGCCTGGGAGCTCGAGCACCGCGATGCGAGCGGCACGCTGCAGGCGATCGTGGCTCCGGCGGGCTTTGGCTACCGGGAGGTGCTCGCGCTCGATTCGGCGCGGCGCATCGCGTACGTCAACGCGTGCACGGATCCGATCCGTGCGGAGATCTGGGCCGTGCCCCTGCAGGGCGCCGCCTATCCCATCGCGTCGTGCGCGAACGGCGTGGTGCACGCGCAGTTCGACGGCCACGCGCGGGCGTATGCCTATTCCGAGTTCACCGCGCGTGCGGAGCGGAGCTTCGGTGCACGCACCGTGGATGGCACGGTGCACGTGACCATCCCGTCGGTGGCGGAGAATCTGCCTTGCGCACCGCAGGTGGAGTACACCACGGTGGGCGAGGAAGGCTTTCACGTGGCCATCGTTCGCCCGCGCGATTTCGATCCGCGGCGTCGATACCCCGTCCTCGACGCCGTGTACGGCGGCCCTTACACCAACGTCGTCACCGCAGATGCGACGGCGTATGTGCGGCATCAATGGATCGCGGACACCACGGGGGCCATCGTGATTGCCATCGACGCACACGGAACCATGTGGCGCGGTCGCGACTGGGAACGCAAGCTGCGCGGACGCGTGGGCGAAGCGCCGCTCGAAGGGCACGTGACCGCCCTGCGCGCGCTCTGCCAGCTGCACCCGGAAATGGATGCTGCGCGCGTGGGTATCTACGGGCGTTCGTACGGAGGGTATCTGTCGGCGTTGGCGATCCTTCGCAGGCCCGACGTGTACAAAGTCGCTGTGGCCGCGAGCCCCGCCGTCGACTGGGCCGATTACGACACGTGCTACACGGAACGCTACCTCGGCATGCCGCCGAGCCCCGCCTACGAGGCAGCATCGCTGCTCACATGGGCCGCGCAGCCACCTTCACCGGCCTCCCCTGCCCGCCCTTTCTTGCTGGTGCACGGTACCGTCGACGACAACGTGCACTTCTCCAATGCGCTGAAACTCGCCGCCACGATGGGCAAGGCGGGCAGGCCCGTGGAGTTCGTTCCCCTCGTCGGCGTGGCCCACATGCTCGACGCCGCCGACATCGCCGGACCAACGTGGACCCGCAAAGCGCACTTTCTACGGGATCATCTCTAA